A genomic segment from Desulfurispirillum indicum S5 encodes:
- a CDS encoding ubiquinol-cytochrome c reductase iron-sulfur subunit, which translates to METISGKRRRFLTLALGLLTLGGIVRFLRPNIARQDVRLHVDYEPVPAGGALVYRESRVALIRNQADQVYALDLTCTHLGCTLTVTPSEIVCPCHGSRFDRSGNVLQGPAERPLRQLHVSRDAQHWTVSQ; encoded by the coding sequence ATGGAAACAATTTCTGGAAAACGTCGACGATTTCTCACACTAGCCCTTGGCCTGCTGACGCTTGGCGGTATTGTACGCTTTCTGCGCCCAAATATCGCCCGTCAGGATGTGCGCCTTCATGTTGATTACGAGCCAGTTCCCGCCGGTGGGGCTCTGGTCTACCGGGAATCGCGGGTCGCCCTGATCCGCAATCAGGCTGACCAGGTGTACGCTCTTGATCTCACCTGTACTCACTTGGGCTGCACACTGACGGTGACCCCATCAGAGATTGTCTGCCCTTGCCATGGAAGCCGTTTTGATCGATCCGGAAATGTACTGCAGGGGCCAGCGGAGCGCCCACTGCGTCAGCTCCATGTCTCCCGCGACGCGCAACACTGGACTGTCAGCCAATGA
- a CDS encoding cytochrome b N-terminal domain-containing protein, whose amino-acid sequence MKVHEPLKDFLVHLFPRVVIRKNLRIQYTFCLGGLALTSFLMLLFSGFLLVFYYQPTSEGAYASILFLEEHVSGGKFIRSLHRMSSHALLILIFLHTLRVILTGAYRPPRQMNWLIGFALLCLALFAAYTGYLLPMDQLALWATQTGMELVAIVPGGGYVRDFLLPDGIGGTLSILRFYALHIVVLPVLMIILCALHFYRIRKDKGLLPYL is encoded by the coding sequence ATGAAAGTACATGAACCCCTCAAAGATTTCCTGGTACATCTTTTTCCGCGAGTCGTCATCAGAAAAAACCTGCGGATTCAGTATACTTTCTGCCTGGGTGGCCTGGCACTGACGTCCTTTCTGATGCTTCTTTTCAGTGGATTTCTGCTTGTTTTTTACTATCAGCCCACCAGTGAGGGCGCCTACGCGTCGATTCTTTTCCTGGAGGAACATGTGAGCGGCGGTAAATTCATCCGCAGCCTCCACCGCATGAGCTCCCACGCCCTGCTGATTCTGATCTTCCTGCACACCCTGCGTGTGATTCTGACAGGTGCCTATCGCCCGCCTCGCCAGATGAACTGGCTGATCGGGTTCGCGCTTCTCTGCCTGGCACTGTTTGCCGCCTATACGGGATACCTGCTGCCCATGGATCAGCTGGCTCTCTGGGCAACGCAGACGGGAATGGAGCTGGTGGCCATTGTGCCCGGAGGAGGCTATGTCCGCGACTTCCTGCTTCCCGATGGTATTGGTGGAACCCTCTCAATTCTTCGTTTTTACGCGCTGCATATTGTCGTACTGCCCGTGCTGATGATCATTCTGTGCGCCCTGCACTTTTATCGTATCCGCAAAGACAAAGGACTGCTGCCATACCTATGA
- the extQ gene encoding selenite/tellurite reduction operon b-type cytochrome membrane protein ExtQ gives MGAACVFLVTLALLIPAPLQEAADMSEVPNPAHSGWFLLWMQELVSYSNAFIYLIIALGVFFGMLPWLPRTRPAEKAQWFSRDQGIINSITLISFAGILVLTVIALYFRGENWSFVLPF, from the coding sequence ATGGGCGCAGCCTGCGTATTTCTGGTAACCCTGGCTCTCCTGATCCCCGCGCCACTGCAGGAAGCGGCTGATATGTCAGAGGTGCCCAACCCAGCGCACTCCGGCTGGTTTCTGCTGTGGATGCAGGAACTGGTGAGCTATTCCAACGCCTTTATTTACCTGATCATCGCCCTGGGAGTCTTTTTCGGCATGCTTCCCTGGCTCCCACGCACCCGCCCGGCAGAAAAAGCCCAGTGGTTTTCCAGGGATCAGGGAATCATCAATTCCATTACACTGATCAGCTTTGCCGGTATTCTTGTGCTGACGGTCATAGCACTTTACTTTCGGGGGGAAAATTGGTCCTTCGTTCTGCCATTCTGA
- the extS gene encoding selenite/tellurite reduction operon c-type cytochrome lipoprotein ExtS, with translation MVLRSAILIGVLLGSVILTTDAAAVQPRCMSCHTPHSQHLTSCTDCHRGDPRSSRKQIAHAGIIPAAYARFNLDRSQEVEMGNQAIDSFACRRCHTIGGRGNALASNLDRSAMANAPGTLALAIASPVTSMPQFHLRESMIISIVNALYASSLGATPPSQGEVPQVIYFDDPSTHRDDVFTKHCGSCHRVLTAIRGSLGSGEVAPDLSGLLTDYYPHTARDQRPWNRENLETWLHNPREKRSASPMQPLRLSRQNLLELLDILEEKGTP, from the coding sequence TTGGTCCTTCGTTCTGCCATTCTGATTGGAGTGCTGCTGGGAAGCGTTATCCTGACGACAGATGCTGCAGCAGTTCAGCCACGCTGCATGAGCTGCCACACACCCCACTCCCAGCACCTGACCAGCTGTACCGACTGCCACCGTGGTGATCCCCGCTCTTCGCGCAAGCAGATTGCCCACGCTGGAATCATCCCGGCAGCCTATGCCCGGTTCAACCTCGATCGCTCCCAGGAAGTTGAAATGGGAAATCAGGCCATAGATTCCTTCGCGTGCCGTCGCTGCCATACGATAGGCGGGCGGGGAAACGCCCTGGCCAGCAACCTTGATCGCAGCGCCATGGCAAACGCTCCCGGCACCCTGGCCCTGGCCATAGCCTCACCGGTCACCTCCATGCCTCAGTTTCATCTGCGGGAGTCAATGATTATAAGTATCGTTAACGCCCTTTACGCCTCATCCCTGGGTGCCACACCCCCCAGCCAGGGAGAAGTTCCCCAGGTCATCTACTTTGATGATCCGAGCACCCACAGGGATGATGTTTTCACAAAGCACTGTGGCAGCTGCCACCGCGTACTGACAGCCATACGGGGCAGCCTCGGCAGTGGCGAAGTGGCACCGGATCTTTCCGGCCTGCTGACAGATTATTACCCGCACACCGCACGGGATCAGCGCCCCTGGAACAGGGAAAATCTCGAAACATGGCTGCACAACCCCCGGGAAAAACGATCGGCATCACCCATGCAGCCTCTCCGCCTCTCCCGCCAGAATCTGCTTGAACTCCTGGATATCCTGGAGGAAAAGGGCACACCGTAA
- a CDS encoding rhodanese-like domain-containing protein, with amino-acid sequence MHFLKNRIMPFTALLLFAFITIGCGHAAKAPITVAASSADDLIANRIALLTEARKVTPEISVEELNKMIEAGENITVIDVRDPNEWEVGVIDFAGTKTISRGLLEFRAPAQVDVNERIYVICKSGARGIFASKALIDLGYPSVTNVVGGMDAWMAEGYPVK; translated from the coding sequence ATGCATTTTCTGAAAAACAGGATCATGCCGTTTACCGCCCTTCTGCTCTTTGCCTTTATCACCATCGGCTGTGGACATGCGGCAAAGGCTCCGATTACGGTTGCTGCCTCCAGTGCTGATGACCTGATTGCCAATCGCATCGCCCTGCTGACAGAAGCCCGCAAGGTTACGCCTGAGATTTCCGTTGAGGAACTGAATAAGATGATAGAGGCAGGCGAAAATATTACTGTCATTGACGTGCGCGACCCAAATGAGTGGGAAGTCGGCGTTATTGATTTTGCAGGAACCAAGACCATTTCCCGTGGACTGCTGGAGTTCCGCGCGCCTGCTCAGGTTGATGTCAACGAGCGCATCTATGTCATCTGTAAGTCAGGTGCACGGGGAATATTCGCGTCAAAAGCTCTTATTGATCTTGGCTATCCCAGCGTAACCAATGTTGTTGGTGGCATGGATGCCTGGATGGCGGAAGGCTATCCCGTAAAATAA
- a CDS encoding rhodanese-like domain-containing protein: MAFMKKTLMPFVALLLFAFVAVGCGGQAAKSAVDTSNHVPQDPALRITTQEVMDLFKKEYGDAPLIEETLKKNKSFLMVDARPLPRFQEGTIPGSIHMPPAAVEANLNKLPKDKLIIFYCGGLACHLSPEAAEIAKKNGYTNVKVYYEGDPGWKAAGNYLISETPYVKRMVDARDKENVLVVDSRPALVYAKEHIPGSVSIPWVIFDQKKGLLPNDKSTNLIFLCGGHHCDLSHFSASAALKMGYKNVKVYSAGVPDWKKAGNPTWGNESSGIVAAPSTGASATISADDFKKAVASGNYTIIDVRGAREVANGMIPGAIHIPDGDFMGDFDAAIKKVPTDKPVVIHCATGARAAGVFFVIEDEKVKFPKGIQYLDKTIQIRADGTFTIQ, translated from the coding sequence ATGGCCTTCATGAAAAAAACGCTGATGCCTTTTGTTGCTCTGCTGCTTTTTGCCTTTGTTGCCGTGGGATGTGGTGGTCAGGCAGCGAAATCCGCTGTTGATACCTCCAACCACGTACCCCAGGATCCCGCTCTGCGTATCACTACCCAGGAAGTGATGGATCTGTTCAAGAAGGAGTATGGTGACGCGCCTCTGATCGAGGAAACCCTCAAGAAGAACAAGAGCTTCCTGATGGTGGATGCCCGCCCCCTGCCACGTTTCCAGGAAGGCACCATTCCCGGTTCTATCCACATGCCCCCTGCTGCCGTTGAAGCTAACCTGAACAAGCTGCCCAAGGATAAACTGATCATATTCTACTGCGGTGGTTTGGCTTGTCACTTGAGCCCCGAGGCAGCAGAAATTGCCAAGAAAAATGGCTACACCAACGTGAAAGTCTACTATGAAGGCGATCCAGGCTGGAAAGCTGCCGGCAACTATCTGATCAGTGAAACTCCCTATGTGAAGCGCATGGTTGACGCCCGTGACAAGGAAAACGTCCTTGTGGTGGACTCACGTCCAGCGCTGGTATATGCCAAGGAGCATATCCCCGGTTCCGTGTCCATCCCCTGGGTTATTTTTGACCAGAAAAAAGGCCTGCTGCCCAACGACAAGAGTACCAACCTGATCTTCCTGTGTGGTGGCCACCACTGTGACCTGAGCCACTTCTCCGCTTCCGCTGCTCTGAAAATGGGCTACAAAAATGTGAAAGTGTACTCTGCTGGCGTACCTGACTGGAAAAAAGCAGGAAACCCCACCTGGGGCAACGAGTCAAGCGGCATTGTTGCGGCTCCTTCCACTGGCGCAAGCGCTACCATTTCAGCCGATGACTTCAAAAAAGCCGTGGCTTCCGGCAACTACACTATCATCGACGTACGTGGAGCCCGCGAAGTGGCGAACGGCATGATCCCCGGCGCCATTCACATTCCCGATGGCGATTTCATGGGCGATTTTGATGCTGCCATTAAAAAGGTGCCCACTGACAAGCCCGTGGTTATCCATTGTGCTACAGGCGCCCGCGCAGCTGGCGTGTTCTTTGTGATCGAAGATGAAAAAGTGAAGTTCCCCAAAGGCATTCAGTATCTGGATAAAACCATTCAGATTCGTGCTGACGGAACCTTTACTATCCAGTAA
- a CDS encoding 4Fe-4S dicluster domain-containing protein, translating to MAQNKRWTIVLDPDKCIDCKACDVACKRENGIDAKGKQDVRRNWIGTEGIQGTYPNLKQTFQPEQCHQCANPPCVPVCPVKATYAREDGVIVVNKSTCIGCTLCVISCPYGARYMSENRKADKCDFCSHRVAQGKVPACVDTCPTKVRVFGDMNDPNSAVSRLLRANPKARVLQPEKGTKPNLHYIS from the coding sequence ATGGCACAAAATAAACGCTGGACCATAGTCCTCGACCCGGACAAGTGTATTGACTGCAAGGCCTGTGATGTGGCCTGCAAGCGCGAGAATGGCATTGATGCCAAAGGCAAACAGGACGTGCGCCGCAACTGGATCGGAACTGAAGGCATCCAAGGCACCTACCCGAACCTGAAGCAGACCTTTCAGCCTGAGCAGTGTCACCAGTGCGCTAACCCCCCCTGTGTACCCGTCTGCCCCGTCAAGGCCACCTACGCCAGAGAAGACGGTGTCATAGTGGTGAACAAGAGCACCTGTATTGGTTGCACTCTCTGTGTTATCAGCTGCCCCTATGGCGCGCGCTACATGAGCGAGAATCGTAAGGCGGACAAGTGTGATTTCTGTTCCCACCGTGTCGCCCAGGGCAAAGTTCCCGCCTGCGTTGACACCTGCCCCACCAAGGTACGTGTTTTTGGCGATATGAATGACCCCAACAGTGCTGTATCCCGCCTGCTCAGGGCCAATCCCAAGGCCCGTGTTCTGCAGCCGGAAAAAGGCACGAAGCCGAACCTGCACTATATTTCGTAG
- a CDS encoding molybdopterin-containing oxidoreductase family protein, with product MSFTRRTFLQGSVATLGAMGAVPGFRYVSQAQESSPAPQVRYVNSSCAICTNKCVFRGQVVNGVIKRLEPEPDFPKARGMMCARGNAGAWTPYDPDRVKHPMIRTGERGEGKWRKVSWEEAFAYIAEKTNKVVEEENGNRACIGFVSSEGTYHEHYWNQFREVFGSPNSLRHPTLCLSSVIRGFMSVFGTYPSADVKNSPYIILAGADRAESIFTPDTMDMFGDKSKKIICLDPRFTKTAAKSSKWYPIKPGTDMAFALAMMNVIIGEGLHDKDFVSKHCEGFDKLAEHVKQYTPQWAEKETDIPAADIQAIAREFAKTPGAVFYPGRRSSWLVDDVQTRRAIAMVNAIVGSFDRPGGLIPNIAIPTKSYFYEPAWYTDPKPRLEADDVTFLNPRDGAWIPWRDRALKGDPYAIRGLFIYKQNVVDSVPDRNKTMELFKKMDIIVCIDTFMSDTAWFADVVLPETNYLERLDPPNAYGVNGIEPTLTLRQPLIPPMYDTKSGFEISVGLAAHFEDEDGFTLDEYFSGDVESHTRDMVSGLPGALEMLKKKAFYTDGRTAPIGAYRSGKNRINTPTGKVELYSEDFESRGFDPMPVYRKPEQPAGNQFRFIVGRHAIHTHSMTSNFPELNWHMPENTVWINAAKAKEMGISSGDEVLMRNRTGGEARIKAQVTEAIRPDCVFYAHGYGSLSKGQPLVYGRGATQSQILESHYESISGNAAMHETFVEIRKV from the coding sequence ATGAGTTTCACCAGAAGAACATTTCTCCAGGGCTCGGTTGCCACGCTTGGAGCCATGGGAGCCGTGCCGGGTTTTCGGTATGTCAGCCAGGCCCAGGAGAGCTCACCCGCGCCACAGGTGCGCTATGTCAACTCCAGCTGTGCCATTTGTACCAACAAATGTGTTTTCCGTGGCCAGGTGGTCAATGGCGTTATCAAGCGCCTTGAGCCTGAGCCCGACTTCCCGAAGGCCAGGGGTATGATGTGCGCTCGCGGCAACGCTGGTGCCTGGACTCCCTATGATCCCGATCGCGTCAAGCACCCTATGATCCGCACAGGCGAACGCGGTGAAGGGAAATGGCGCAAGGTTTCCTGGGAAGAGGCTTTTGCCTATATTGCCGAAAAGACCAACAAAGTAGTTGAAGAGGAAAATGGAAACCGCGCCTGCATCGGTTTTGTCTCCTCCGAAGGAACCTACCACGAGCATTACTGGAACCAGTTCCGCGAAGTGTTCGGGTCGCCCAACTCCCTGCGCCACCCCACGCTGTGCCTGAGTTCCGTTATCCGTGGCTTCATGTCGGTGTTTGGTACCTATCCCAGCGCAGATGTGAAGAACTCCCCTTACATTATCCTGGCGGGTGCGGATCGGGCTGAATCCATCTTTACCCCTGACACCATGGATATGTTTGGAGATAAAAGTAAAAAAATTATTTGCCTCGACCCTCGTTTTACCAAGACAGCGGCCAAGTCGAGCAAGTGGTATCCCATCAAGCCGGGCACTGACATGGCATTTGCCCTGGCCATGATGAACGTGATTATTGGCGAAGGCCTTCACGACAAGGATTTTGTCAGCAAGCACTGTGAAGGATTTGACAAGCTGGCAGAACACGTCAAGCAGTACACTCCCCAGTGGGCGGAGAAGGAAACGGATATTCCGGCTGCCGACATTCAGGCAATCGCCCGTGAATTTGCCAAAACTCCCGGTGCGGTTTTCTATCCCGGTCGTCGTTCTTCCTGGTTGGTTGATGATGTGCAGACCCGCCGCGCCATTGCCATGGTCAATGCCATTGTGGGCAGTTTCGATCGCCCCGGTGGACTGATTCCCAATATTGCCATTCCCACAAAGAGTTACTTCTACGAGCCCGCCTGGTACACTGATCCCAAGCCGCGCCTGGAGGCGGATGACGTCACCTTTCTGAATCCCCGCGATGGGGCCTGGATTCCCTGGCGCGACCGCGCCCTCAAGGGTGATCCCTATGCCATCCGCGGACTGTTTATCTACAAGCAGAACGTGGTTGACTCGGTACCCGACCGTAACAAGACCATGGAGTTGTTTAAAAAGATGGACATTATTGTCTGCATAGACACCTTCATGAGTGATACGGCCTGGTTTGCCGATGTTGTGCTTCCGGAAACCAATTACCTTGAGCGCCTTGATCCGCCTAATGCCTATGGGGTAAACGGTATTGAGCCCACGCTGACTCTGCGCCAGCCATTGATACCGCCCATGTATGACACCAAGTCCGGCTTTGAAATTTCCGTTGGACTGGCTGCCCACTTTGAGGATGAAGACGGCTTTACCCTTGATGAGTACTTCAGTGGCGATGTGGAAAGCCATACCAGGGATATGGTATCCGGTTTGCCCGGTGCTCTGGAGATGCTGAAGAAAAAAGCCTTCTACACCGATGGCCGCACGGCACCAATCGGTGCCTATCGCAGTGGCAAAAACAGGATCAATACGCCAACTGGCAAGGTTGAACTGTACAGTGAGGACTTTGAAAGCCGTGGATTTGATCCCATGCCCGTCTATCGCAAGCCTGAACAGCCAGCTGGCAACCAGTTCCGCTTTATCGTAGGTCGCCATGCCATCCATACCCACTCCATGACATCCAATTTCCCCGAGTTGAACTGGCATATGCCCGAGAATACCGTATGGATCAATGCCGCCAAGGCCAAGGAGATGGGAATCAGCTCCGGCGATGAAGTGCTCATGAGAAACCGCACTGGTGGCGAGGCGCGTATCAAGGCTCAGGTCACCGAGGCCATCCGCCCCGACTGCGTATTCTACGCCCATGGGTATGGCAGTCTGTCGAAAGGACAGCCTCTGGTCTATGGGCGCGGTGCTACCCAGTCGCAGATTCTGGAGTCTCATTACGAATCAATCTCCGGTAATGCTGCCATGCACGAAACATTCGTTGAGATCAGGAAGGTGTAA
- a CDS encoding TorD/DmsD family molecular chaperone has product MEPTEVLVGAEDLAHELLKVADTFAYPAEAWAQAAGFELNDLESIYVRLFVNDLGGVKAPPFAGCYLDVNRLDFMEAFSGLARSSGIELDRSYPPDYIPMMLEVLAMMIKNEMAPEHVKVHLEDYFSLWPEAFVQRLQSHDDSGLYLEAARYLQQLLEDLASISSRKISI; this is encoded by the coding sequence ATGGAGCCAACTGAAGTGCTGGTAGGAGCGGAAGATCTTGCTCATGAGCTGCTGAAGGTGGCTGACACCTTTGCCTATCCTGCGGAAGCGTGGGCCCAGGCAGCGGGTTTTGAACTGAATGATCTGGAAAGCATCTACGTGCGCTTGTTTGTCAATGACCTGGGAGGGGTAAAAGCCCCTCCCTTTGCTGGGTGTTATCTGGATGTGAACCGCTTGGACTTTATGGAGGCTTTCAGTGGTCTGGCACGCTCCAGTGGCATTGAACTGGATCGTTCCTATCCGCCGGACTATATCCCCATGATGCTTGAAGTGCTGGCCATGATGATAAAAAACGAGATGGCACCGGAACATGTAAAAGTCCATCTCGAAGATTACTTCTCCCTCTGGCCCGAGGCCTTTGTGCAGCGCCTGCAGTCCCATGATGACAGCGGACTCTATCTGGAAGCGGCGCGCTACCTTCAGCAATTGCTGGAGGACTTGGCAAGCATCTCCAGCAGAAAAATCAGCATATGA
- a CDS encoding bacteriohemerythrin, with product MIGFAIKEQDKLIQKTNSDLQQMAAGLEKSTMSLADITDTAMGLKEATEQLERTLSQLRTSDHEPVATAGAPKALAPVTSSRPAHPNGKNHDGPFFVWNDKLSVGIEHFDNQHKQLLSIVNRLASAVKKGEGKHVLAPTFEELLQYTTTHFRDEEAYMEKHGYRDIEHHKQIHADLVQQALSLKSKFDEGDLMVAAETLEFLKKWLSNHIPKEDKQYGAIGKPFH from the coding sequence ATGATCGGTTTTGCCATCAAGGAGCAGGACAAGCTGATTCAGAAGACCAACAGTGATCTGCAGCAGATGGCTGCCGGCCTGGAGAAAAGCACCATGTCACTGGCGGATATCACCGACACGGCCATGGGCCTCAAGGAAGCCACTGAACAGCTGGAGAGAACCCTCTCCCAGCTGCGTACCAGCGACCACGAACCGGTCGCTACTGCCGGCGCTCCCAAGGCGCTGGCGCCCGTGACCAGCAGCAGACCTGCGCACCCCAACGGGAAAAACCATGACGGGCCGTTTTTTGTCTGGAACGATAAGCTGTCGGTAGGGATAGAGCACTTTGACAACCAGCACAAACAGTTGCTCTCCATTGTCAACCGTCTGGCCAGCGCCGTAAAAAAGGGCGAAGGCAAGCATGTTCTGGCGCCTACCTTCGAAGAGCTGCTGCAATACACCACCACCCACTTCAGAGACGAAGAGGCCTATATGGAAAAGCATGGGTACAGGGACATTGAACACCATAAGCAAATCCACGCCGATCTGGTGCAACAGGCGCTGAGTCTGAAGTCGAAGTTCGACGAAGGTGACCTGATGGTGGCTGCTGAAACCCTGGAGTTCCTCAAGAAGTGGCTCTCCAACCATATCCCCAAAGAAGACAAGCAGTATGGAGCCATTGGCAAACCTTTTCACTGA
- a CDS encoding bacteriohemerythrin — protein sequence MKQNIQSLQVTICAVTLFIVSLLLLRYTSVNPLWIVFVITIAMTALALIYARKANSTADEYSTRLPILRDPGNLAFRLRGPASAPFNQFLDFLCSHINQLKGASASLQQETAYMGDTAASVTTEFRHKVSSINNVAKAMEAMATSSQDVMQTLQDMIEKTDFANSQTSEGKKQLEMATQNIGVIKAKAQSLASTIQELSQSSGKISAILNVINDIADQTNLLALNAAIEAARAGDSGRGFAVVADEVRKLAERTQNATKEVSVIINALYSETESAFKEMEEANKSVDEGVEVIEKAEAVFNDIVDSVQEIDQANGMIGFAIKEQDKLIQKTNSDLQQMAAGLEKSTMSLADITDTAMGLKEATEQLERTLSQLRTSDHEPVATAGAPKALAPVTSSRPAHPNGKNHDGPFIVWNDELSVGIRRFDDQHKKLVSIINKLANAVKQGAGKSVLDNVFDELLDYTVTHFEDEISLMKKHGYHEAPQHQEIHDSLVRQVLKLKEKFDKGDLLVATETLDFLRNWLFKHIRQEDKKYSSFFQSKGM from the coding sequence ATGAAACAGAACATTCAGAGTCTTCAGGTCACAATCTGTGCAGTAACCCTTTTCATCGTAAGTCTCTTACTGCTGCGATACACCTCGGTGAACCCGCTGTGGATAGTGTTTGTCATCACCATAGCCATGACCGCGCTTGCCCTGATCTACGCCCGCAAAGCCAACAGCACAGCGGATGAATACAGCACCCGGCTTCCCATTCTGCGCGATCCCGGCAACCTTGCCTTTCGCCTCAGAGGGCCTGCTTCCGCGCCATTCAATCAGTTTCTTGATTTTCTGTGCAGCCACATCAACCAGCTCAAGGGCGCTTCCGCAAGCCTCCAGCAGGAAACCGCCTACATGGGCGACACCGCCGCAAGCGTCACCACGGAGTTCAGGCATAAGGTCAGCAGCATCAACAACGTCGCAAAGGCCATGGAGGCCATGGCCACATCATCGCAGGATGTCATGCAGACCCTCCAGGATATGATCGAAAAAACCGATTTCGCCAACAGTCAGACTTCCGAGGGGAAAAAGCAGCTGGAAATGGCCACACAGAATATCGGGGTCATCAAGGCCAAGGCACAGAGCCTGGCGAGCACTATTCAGGAGCTCAGCCAGTCTTCCGGAAAGATCAGTGCCATCCTCAATGTCATCAACGATATCGCCGACCAGACAAACCTCCTGGCCCTCAATGCCGCCATTGAAGCCGCAAGGGCCGGGGACTCGGGGCGCGGTTTCGCCGTCGTCGCCGATGAGGTGCGAAAGCTGGCGGAGAGAACCCAGAACGCCACCAAGGAAGTCAGCGTTATCATTAACGCCCTCTACTCAGAAACCGAGAGCGCGTTCAAGGAAATGGAAGAGGCCAACAAGAGTGTCGACGAGGGGGTCGAGGTTATTGAAAAGGCTGAAGCTGTATTCAACGATATTGTGGATTCCGTCCAGGAGATTGATCAGGCAAACGGCATGATCGGTTTTGCCATCAAGGAGCAGGACAAGCTGATTCAGAAGACCAACAGTGATCTGCAGCAGATGGCTGCCGGCCTGGAGAAAAGCACCATGTCACTGGCGGATATCACCGACACGGCCATGGGCCTCAAGGAAGCCACTGAACAGCTGGAGAGAACCCTCTCCCAGCTGCGTACCAGCGACCACGAACCGGTCGCTACTGCCGGCGCTCCCAAGGCGCTGGCGCCCGTGACCAGCAGCAGACCTGCGCACCCCAACGGGAAAAACCATGACGGGCCGTTTATTGTCTGGAACGATGAATTGTCTGTGGGAATCAGACGCTTTGACGATCAGCACAAAAAGCTGGTCAGCATCATCAACAAGCTGGCGAACGCCGTCAAGCAGGGAGCCGGGAAAAGTGTCCTCGACAATGTCTTTGACGAACTGCTGGACTACACCGTAACCCACTTCGAAGACGAGATTTCCCTGATGAAGAAGCACGGCTACCACGAAGCACCACAGCATCAGGAAATCCACGACAGCCTGGTACGACAGGTTCTGAAACTCAAGGAAAAATTTGACAAAGGTGATCTGCTGGTGGCAACGGAAACCCTGGATTTTCTGCGCAACTGGCTCTTCAAGCATATCCGCCAGGAAGACAAGAAGTACAGCAGCTTCTTCCAGTCAAAAGGGATGTAG